The Algoriphagus sp. TR-M9 genome has a window encoding:
- a CDS encoding PadR family transcriptional regulator: MSNNNLIKGSLQTIILKLLEENEKMYGYEITQRVKELTAGEIKITEGALYPALHKLEAEGLLSTEIQQVDNRVRKYYSLTKDGQKQVTSKMSELQGFVENLQRILTPDLKPGFNI; the protein is encoded by the coding sequence ATGTCGAACAACAATCTGATCAAAGGCTCGCTCCAAACCATCATTCTCAAACTTCTGGAGGAGAATGAAAAAATGTATGGTTATGAAATCACTCAAAGGGTCAAGGAACTGACTGCAGGTGAAATCAAAATCACCGAAGGAGCACTCTATCCTGCTTTGCATAAGTTAGAAGCCGAAGGATTGCTTAGCACCGAAATCCAGCAGGTGGACAACCGTGTGCGGAAATACTACAGCCTGACTAAAGACGGGCAAAAGCAAGTCACCAGTAAAATGTCCGAATTGCAGGGCTTCGTGGAGAACCTACAGCGAATACTGACTCCAGATCTAAAACCAGGTTTTAACATTTGA